One Leclercia pneumoniae genomic region harbors:
- the dtd gene encoding D-aminoacyl-tRNA deacylase has translation MIALIQRVTRASVTVEDEVTGEIGPGLLVLLGVEKDDDEQKANRLCERVLGYRIFSDADGKMNLNVQQAGGSVLVVSQFTLAADTERGMRPSFSKGAAPDRAEALYEYFVERCRQQDMHTQTGRFAADMQVSLVNDGPVTFWQQV, from the coding sequence ATGATTGCATTGATTCAACGCGTAACCCGTGCCAGCGTCACCGTGGAGGATGAGGTGACGGGTGAAATCGGCCCAGGACTTTTGGTGTTGTTAGGTGTCGAAAAGGATGACGACGAACAAAAAGCCAACCGCTTATGTGAACGTGTGCTGGGTTACCGCATCTTCAGCGATGCCGACGGGAAGATGAACCTTAACGTGCAGCAGGCAGGCGGCAGCGTGCTGGTCGTTTCCCAGTTTACGCTGGCGGCCGATACCGAGCGCGGTATGCGCCCAAGTTTTTCTAAAGGCGCTGCGCCCGATCGTGCTGAAGCACTCTATGAATACTTTGTTGAACGTTGTCGCCAACAAGACATGCATACGCAAACCGGACGATTCGCTGCAGATATGCAGGTTTCGCTGGTGAACGATGGCCCTGTCACCTTCTGGCAGCAGGTATGA